In Limnohabitans sp. INBF002, one genomic interval encodes:
- a CDS encoding DUF6172 family protein, whose translation MKKTFQLQVEGKHPDRLLEAIKHDIRKYLKRERRRDLPEGADFWDFDCKFGLTEETAEVVHLANVITCIDDAVAKEAKQFYVEILAKHGVRTKRPAGEAQEYQERHALDGLDDDNND comes from the coding sequence ATGAAAAAAACATTCCAACTTCAAGTCGAAGGCAAACACCCCGACCGTTTGCTCGAAGCCATCAAACACGACATTCGCAAATACCTCAAGCGTGAGCGCCGTCGCGATCTGCCGGAAGGTGCCGACTTTTGGGATTTCGATTGCAAATTCGGCTTGACCGAAGAAACCGCTGAAGTGGTGCACTTGGCCAACGTCATCACCTGCATCGACGATGCTGTGGCAAAAGAAGCCAAACAGTTTTACGTCGAGATCTTGGCCAAACACGGCGTGCGCACCAAACGCCCCGCCGGTGAAGCACAGGAATACCAAGAGCGTCATGCCTTGGATGGTTTGGACGATGACAACAACGACTGA